CCATTATTATTCATTATTGCGGAGGAAGTTCTATGTAGGGGGCTTAAAAGGATGGTGGTTGAGAACAAGATCTTGCCCTTGAGAGGTCCAAGAGGTGTCCCTACCCCAGGGCATTTACTTTTTGCTGACAAggtgtttatttttattaatggtTCTCTCAGCCTCTCAGGTATGTCAAGGAGCTGAAATATTTCTTGGAGAAATACTAAAGCTTCTTGGGTTAGAATATTAATCTTGTGAAAAGTAAACTTTTCTGTGGTGCAATCATCCCTTCTAGAAGGTGGCAGATCTCTGACCTGCTAAATATTCCTTTGTGTAATCTTCCCACTAAATATTTGGGTGCAAAAATTTTTAAAGGGAGGGTTACTAGGGATAGAATGATGCCTTTGGTCGATAAATTCAAGCTTCGCCTCTCAAGCTGGAAAGGAAAGCTCTTATCTTTCGCAGGGAGAGTTGAGCTTGTGTGCTCGATGATGTTGAGTATTTCCGTTCACAACTTCTCTGTATATTGGTGGCCTGCTTCTTTAGTGTTGATGATGGAGAGATGGGTCTGCAACTTTATTTGGTCAGAAGATATTGAGGCTAGGAGggttctatcggtcaagtgggATTCGGCGTGCAAGCCGAAGTCTGAAGGTGGTTTGGGTATTCATCAGCTTCGTGATCTGAACGTGGCGCTGCTATGTAAATTGGTTCGGTTGATTAAGCATGATGATTATTTGGTTAGTAACTTCTTGTGTACGAAAATTGTAAACCCTGATGGCTCTCTAAAGTCTCAATCTTTGTCCTCTTCAATTTTGCCGGCATTCGAATGATCTGGGATTCTGTTAAGTAGCAGCAAAGGTGTGTCATCAGCAATGGCAACTCTGTTAAAATTTGGAGTGATTGTTGGTTGGGCAGTGAGTCAATTGTGGTTGCTTCGGAGCTTGGCCTTGATTGGTTTGTGGATAAATCCTCATTAGTTGCTGATTTCATCTCTAGGTCCTCTTGGTCTCTTTTACAGGTCTGTTTGACTTTTCTTGCAAATATTTTTACTTCAATTAAGAATATTTTGCTGCCTTGCTCTCCTTGCTTGGATGTCTGCTTTTTTGGCATTGCTCCTTCGAAGGCTTTCTCTGTGAAATCGGCCTGGGAGGTTATTAGGCAGAAAAACCCCAAAGTTTCTTGAGGGAAAGTCTAGGAGTTTGGACGCTATCTTTGTTGGGTTCGTCACATCTCTGAGGGAgatttcaaggtctttcacTTATCCAGTCTCTTATTTTTTAGATCTAAATTGTGCTAAATGGTTGGAAATTCCTATTCTCTCTAAGTCCACACAGGTTATTAGAGAAATTCGGTGGTGCTCTCCTCCTCAAGGCTGGGTTAAGCTCAATGATGATGCGTGTTCCCTAGGGAATCCTGGTAAGGCTGGCGCGGGCGATGTTCTTAGGGATGACCAATCTGCCTTGGTGTCGACTTTTAGCTTTTTCttagcataaaatcaaactatgTGGCAGAGTTCTTGGCTATTTTTCATAGTTTGTTGCGAGCTCAGGAgatgggggtgacttggttatgGGTTGAATGTGACTCGATGGCAGttattgatgctttttatccTGGTTCTATTCCTTGGTTTGTCAGGCAGCTTTGGATGGATTTGCAGGCCTTCCTCCATTCAATTTCTTGGAAGATCCCTCACTATTTTTGGGAAGCTAATCCAGTGGCAGATTCCTTGTTAAATCTACGATAAAAAGTGTTGTGTTTTCCCCCTGGATTTCAGATTTCCCTCttttggtttaggttttttttgTCTGAGGATGCAATGGATAGGCCTAGATTCGGATTTGACTAGTTTCTAGGTTGGGTATCTTTTGGGGCTTCTGGTTTTTTTTCACCCTTGGCCTGGTGTTTTTGTATTCGTCTAAGTATGCCTAGACATTAaattcttgtattctttttttatcttaatCTAAATTTTCTGATCCTTAGCAAAAGAACTCAAGATTAATTATTTAACTTTTTCTTATGATCTCATGATTATTGCCAAGGTTTC
This DNA window, taken from Telopea speciosissima isolate NSW1024214 ecotype Mountain lineage unplaced genomic scaffold, Tspe_v1 Tspe_v1.1027, whole genome shotgun sequence, encodes the following:
- the LOC122648416 gene encoding uncharacterized protein LOC122648416; the encoded protein is MVVENKILPLRGPRGVPTPGHLLFADKVFIFINGSLSLSGRVTRDRMMPLVDKFKLRLSSWKGKLLSFAGRVELVCSMMLSISVHNFSVYWWPASLVLMMERWVCNFIWSEDIEARRVLSVKWDSACKPKSEGGLGIHQLRDLNVALLCKLVRLIKHDDYLQQRCVISNGNSVKIWSDCWLGSESIVVASELGLDWFVDKSSLVADFISRSSWSLLQAALDGFAGLPPFNFLEDPSLFLGS